CAATAGTTAGTACTCCAGAACAGAATGGAGTTGCTGGGAGGATGAATTGTATTCTACTGAATAAGGTTAGGTGTTTGCtagtgttatccaataaattagcatttgtgacatgGCGattaatctcttgacacgtgcctgacacctggagcgtctgctagagtatcgaccaggagacacaccagaagcaggacagacctgtttttaccacgaccagactggtcggtggttccgctggcaaagcaacatttatggaaagatcttatgtatcccgaatttatttcatgcaatcttctgaatatcccatgattcaggggataatatctgtaacaatattgggcaaccctccatgggcctataaaaagcaagagatggctcatgggaagggactttttggcagctaaaaaaccatagaaatatagaaattatctgtgaaaactaggattgtttatgaggagtgttgaaactcattgagcccaagctctctgatcacacttttgttcccatatcaatatcattctaagtggatgtaggtcattaccagattctggggccgaaccactataaattactgtgttttctttacttttgtcattacgttattatctatacatattcgcctatatcattcatattttgactccgtgtcagttggctaaatcgagggtcaacagctAGTAAGTTCAGGGTTGTCTAAATATTATTGGGGAGAAGCACTTGCTACTGCATGCTATTTGATAAATAAGAGTCCTAACAGATCTATAGATTTAAAAAATCCATATGAAATGTGGTATGAAAAAGCCCCAAGCTTGAAACATTTGAGAGTTTTTAGCTGTGCAGCATATGCACACCAGTCCAATGGTAAACTAGGCACTAGATCTATTAAGGGAATTTTTCTTGGTTACCCTATAGGAACTAAAGGGTATAGACTTTGTTTTAATCAAAATGTTAAGCCTAGAATTATAATTTCAAGAAATTTTGTCTTTAATGAGCATGATTTTCCTCACTTGAAAGCCAAGATTGGTAGTGTTTCAAATGAGGTGGAACAAGTAAAAGGAACATGGCTAAGTTTGAAGTTAAGCTGAGAAATTTTGAAGGAAATACTCAAGCTACTGCTGATATGAATGACCAAAGTGAATCTGAAATTGAGCTAGATGCAACAGAACAACAACCTGATCTGTCTGGGTATCAACTGGCAAGAGATCGAGAGAGAAGAGTTGTGCAACCTCCAACACGATATGTTGAAGCTGACTTGGTGGCTTATGCACTTGCAGCCGTGCAACAAACTGACATACTAGAACCCAATAGTGTTTAAGAGGCTCTTTCAGAGAAGAACAATGTTGAATGGAGTCAAGCAATGAAGGAAGAAATGGATACATTGAGCAAAAATAGAACATGAGATTTAGTTGCAAAACCAAAAGGTCAAAAATTGATTTCGTGTAAATGGATTTTTAAGGTGAAGGAAGGTCTAAGAAAAGATGAGCCTTTGAGGTTCAAAGCAAGGCTCGTGGAAAAAAGGTTTACATAGGTGGAAGGAATCGTTTACAATGAAGTGTTCTCATCTGTGGTAAAGTATAAGACTATAAGATTGATCTTGTCACTTGCAGCACAACAAAATTTAGAAGTGGAGCAGCTTGATGTCAAGACTGCCTTCTCAAATGGTTTTATAGAGGATGACATTTATATGCATCAACCACCTGGTTTTCAGATAGAACCAAGCAATAAAGAGATGGTGTGCAAGCTTAGAAGGTCATTGTATGTACTCAAACAGTCACCACAACAATGGAATAAGAGATTCGACACATGTGTTCAATACATTGGATTTGTTAGATCAAAGTTTGATCATTGCCTATACTACAAAAATCTTGAGCAATCTACATTAGTTTTTCTCttactatatgtagatgatatgctcaTTATGGGGAAGGACAAGACAATGATAAAAGGAATCAAAAACAAGCTGAAAGATGAATTTGACATGAAGGAGCTTGGTCAAGTCCAAAAGATACTTGGGATAGAAGTGACAAGGAACATAAAAGATGGGATTCTGAATCTTAAACAAGCAAGTTATATTCAGAGGGTACTTCAGAGATTCAATATGCAGGATTTGAAGAGTGTTTCTGTACCTCTAGGATGACAGTTTTTACTTTCAAAAGATCAAATTCCAAAGACAATCGAGGAGACTGAGGAAATGACAAAAGTCCCTTATGCTATGGCACTAGGGTGTTCAATGTACATTATGGTCATCACTAGACCAGACAtagcacatgctctaagcattctTAGCAGGTTTATATCCAACCCCGGATTAGAGCATTGGAATGCTCTCCAGTGGCTGCTTAGATATCTAAAGGGAACTACTGAGAAGGGACTGAGATACAAGCAGGTGGAACAGAAAGTTACACTTGAAGGTTTTGTAGATGTAGACTCTGCAGCCATTAAGGATACAAGGAGATCGACTACTTCATATGTATTCACAACAAATGGAGATTGCATATGCTTGAAGTCCCAACTACAATCAGTGTTGTCACTATCAACAACTGAAGCTGATTTCATGGCCACCACCGAAGCATTCAAAGAGGCAATATGGTTACAAGAAATGCTGGAAGAGCTGAAGAAGATGAAAGGTAAAGCTAAGAAATACTCAGATAGTCAATCTTCAATTCACCTCTGTAAAAATCTAGTATACCATGAAAAGAGCAAACACATTGAAATTCGGTTGTTTTGGATAAGAGAAAAGACAGAAGAAGTGGAGATATCATTGGACAAGATTGGTAGTGAGGATAATCCAGCTGATATATGAACTAAGGTCCTACTTGTGAACAAGTTTAAGTATTGATTAAACTTTCTCAACCTTGGTAACTAATGTTGGAACTCTAGGATCACTATCTCTACAAGTGGAATTCTATTACTACACTTAGGTTGTGATTTGAAGAAAGTAGGTGGAATTTGTGGGAGTAGTTTCTCCAAATCCCAGCCCCATTGGCTTTTGTTAATTTAGTCATTGGTCTATAAGAGGGTAACTTTACTCCACTtgttagaacaagagaaaaacaaATGAAACAAGAAAAACACTAGATGAGAAGAAAGAGCTCAAGTATGGAAATCAAGATTGAGTATTGAGAAAAGTTGTGAGATCTTGGTTCAGGGAACTATATTGAGAAGCACAACTGTTGGGAAAGTGCCTGCTTAGGGATTAAGAGGAAAACACCTATGGGATTGAGTGTTTAGAGTGTTAGCTCCAAGATTATTTCAAGAAGCTCGATAGAAGATTTGTACTCATTTCGTTGATTGaataaagaagagatagtggtTCCTAAAACTGGATTATGTTCAAGATCACATTGATCTGGTTATGAACCAGTATATATACTTGTCaatttatgcttttatgtttttagttttcTAACTGTTTGATTATTAGTTTTTCTGATTTGTGTTCTTAGTTTCATCTCAGGTTCATTGAGATTCATTTGAGATTCTTGAACTAGGAAATCTATCTTTATTTCCTACAATATTGAATTAAAAGCATGATCTATCATGTACTGAAAAGTGACAGTTGAGAGAAATTGAAGCATGTTCATATAATCAAGCTGAAATTTAATAAGTAAAAAAATCTTCTGAAGGCTATTACGATTAGTAATTGTAATtaactcctttatttttaatAGACAAATATTAATAAGAGAAATTTGTCTATACCCTCACAAATCATAAATATGCAACTAGAAAGTGAACTCTCATAATAGAATGATTTCCCAACAAGTTCTATTGTTAGCTAACTTGTATAATCTTGGCAACAGAATAATCAAAGACGGACTCATATTTCCTTTCTTTATAGAACTCATACGAATTTTTCACCACCAATTATGTCTTTATTAGTTGGATTTCATTTACAAAAATagtagaaaataaataaaaaattgtggAAAAAAATCAATTGCAATTAATTATAAAGTATACAAAATTCATTGCAGTCAAACATCAAATCcttaaattcaaaataactacCAATTAGTTATGATAAATGGGTCATAGAACCCCAAAATTAAAGATTAATCACGCATTTTGAACCCATTTTATCCAGGTAAATTAAGAAGTTAAACACATATAGATGGCCCATAATACTAAATGGCAATACAATCCAAAAAGTAGTAGTAAAATCAACAAATAAAAACCCATGTAAATGTAACTAAATAAATTGCAATTAATTTCATATCGTTGTGAGAATCAACAATTCATTGCTTGGGCGCTATGATGAAAAACGATTGAGAAGCAACAACCTTGAGGTGTTCTTAGAGGTAGTTCTTAGGAGTCGAGCAATGCGGATTACGGAGTTCTCAAGAGTTGGGGGGTCATGTGGTGGTCGCCAGAGATAATAAGGTTTGGGCTCTCTGTGGGTTTCAACCTTGGGGAAGAAACGAGAAATGGAGGGACTGAATTAGCTTGTGAAATCAGAGAGAAGAGATAGTTGAAATTAGAAAGAGAGATCATGAGAAAACACACGGAAAGAAAGTGATTGAGGTATAGAGTGAGGTATAGAGTGTAAAAATGAATTTAAAAGTTCTACTTTAGtgtagaaatgaaaaaaaaaatcaacatataaAATGAAACACAAATAAAAGAATCGTAAATTGGAGAAAAAGTTTttaaattattgtatatatgggAATTTCCCTATTTTATCAGCTATCGCTATATAAATAGTGTTAGTACCAACGTGTTTCAAGCTTTTGAGAATCTTTAACACTGAGTTCTCATTTTGTAGCAttgtaaatttaaataaatttttaccaTTAATTTTTCgacaaaatattatttttttccaaaaactACAACATTTGTAGACTTTTGTTCcctgaatttttttatttggcaAAACTATCCCCCGAACTATAGCATTTGTAGACTTTTCCCCCCTCCGTCCAAAATAGTAACGGTTTGCTGAAATGGCagttaaaaaatatttgaaaataattattttattaattaattgatttaaaattagaaaatttataaagatcatttttaaaataataaattaataaaactaattcTTAAATTTATGAATTATATAAAAtcctataaaataaaaaaataaagaaacataattttttttaatccaaatttaattgtaaaaaatctaaaatcaatatttctaaactaaattaaattaaattaaaaatttaaccaAATCTATATTTCAAACGTAGATACAATCCAATGAAAATTAAagattttattttagtttagttcaaaatataatttagcttagaaatattgattttagttttttttaaattatatttggattaaaaactatttatgtttattgatttttaatttattggattttatataatttaataaatttaaaatcaatttttattaatttttatttttaaaattctttttatttattttttctaatttaaaatcaattaattaataaaactattacGATAGCAATCTGTTATTATATTGGACGAAAGGAGCAAAAAACTACAAATGTTATAGTTCGAGGGATATTTTTAACAAGCAAAAAAATTCGGGAACAAATGCCTATGAGTGCTATAGTTTGAGGGGGAGGAGAATCATTTtatccttaatttttttttactttaaaagtaataaatataaTATGGCAACTCCAATttgaattataaatattttttagatGTACAACCAAACATGAAAAGCAGCTAAAATGAAATTAACTTAATTTaggtaaacaatttttttttcacaagTTCCCACACATCTTATATTGTTCAAATTGAAATAAAGTTACCCTCAGGAACTTTCAAGGCTGCCAACAAGATGTTCTTGGTTGATCTCACTAGCTACTCGCTAGTAGGTAGGTAGTTTACGTTTATATAATAAATAACTAATTAATGCATTTTTTCTCTATTATTTTATCCAAACAAAACATCAAAGTACATTAAAATCaactagttttttattttttattttatgataattaaCTCCTAGAGCAATGTTAGCTTAACCAAAGTCGTTCACCAAATTTCCTTTAAAACAAGGACAAAATCTATGTATCAATAAATGTAACATTTGCATTAATAAAGTTCATTCAAATATATCAACAGCTATTGTGGAATTAACATATCAAACATCACATCGGATAGTCAATTATTTGGCCAAATCTAATTTTACTGTTCAAGCAGTAGTAATAGTTATAACTATGAAATTTTAGATTTTCAACTTTTTCTACAAAAACAAAAACTAGATCCAATAATATTGGACCAAAATATGAAGGTTTATCTATATGCATTGCTAGAATTCCACGTTTGAGTCAATTCGTGCAAACctaaagttatttacaattttcAACTTAATTAGATACAAGTCTTGCACTAAAGCGATGGATGAACTTTTAAAACTGTCGACCAGTTTAGAGCCAACAACATAAAGTATAACCGCTAAATGCGGTATATATATTCATGGGTTCATTGACATACTCCACTTTCTTTTTCTCctcaaatatatttaatataaattgtcacaaaaaaataaattaattaaaaatagaaacattTCACTCTCCTTTAATTTCTTTGCCACAAAAACCAACACtacaatgaaaataaaatataaaatcaattCTATAGCAAAATAAGGATAACTCCTTGTAAAAGAAAAAGTTAAAAAATAAGGATAAATCTAAGTTATACAAAATACTGAATGAGGTCCCTCATTCCTTTTACTAATTATTCTTCAAATTTTGACTTAAAAGAGTCCAAATGAAAGTAAAGTTTATAACATCTTCATGATATACAtaaattaaattgtttatttTTCGCTCATTTTTTTTTAACCAAATCGAGCACATTCCCTCTTTCCAAAGTCACCCacttttttaaatacaaaatgaTCCAAATTAGCTAAGGGCTAACTGCGCCAAAGTCACCCACGCAAAATTGGCGTGGTATGTGGCCACTGATCAAAACCGACCCTACCCTGAGTCAAGGCCCTCCAATCGAAATATTGCAGACAAAAGAATTGttagaatatattattatattaattagaatttcttaaaaactattaattctaattaattttgaataaagTCAATATTGGATTaattatcagatattctcaacatgATCAATATAGGGTAGTTACTCAATATTTAGTTACCCAATATTTCATATCATATTAAATGTCAAATATTATGTAGAGACATTAATAGAATGTCTCACttatataaatatagaattgtgTTTCTCAAACTCAATGTTCATCCTAATACTACAtctaaagagttagtgagagttTGGATGTCCATTACCTTCTTTAGCtctattttccttttcttttgcagATCTAAAGACTTTAGATCGAAGTTATCAAATCAATGACTAGAAGTATAATTTATTGAtctcctttatttttatttttttaacaatcATATACAGTTTATTCTGCATATTAGGATTGTCAATACATTTAGATTTATATTAATCTTACATTTGGTATAAGAGTGAGTTTTGTCTCTGTCTTGATATTGttgtatgcatatatatatatatgatttatatatgttttgtcttcatatatacacatattcaTTGATGTATATGATTTGTATATTTGTGTTTTTATTgcatttttgttatttgaaatgCTTCATTTATTAAATTTCTAACAGTTTTTGGCAATAAAACTAAAGAATATGTTTCATCATATATGTGCAAATTTTGTtgttatttcaaatttatttttccATAAAAATAGcattagaaatcatttagttcatGTTTCTAATGATTTTGTGAAAGAAAAAATGAGTTTGAAACTTAAGaaaacaaattttttaaaaatttgcataTTTATTTATGGTCAAAACTTAAGGAAAATCAAAGTTTGATTTCTAGTTGTTTCTTTAGAAACCTAAGGTTGTAAATCTTCAAGTTCATGATTTTTCAATTAATTTGTGCATTAAAATAGAGTTTTCCCAAgacagaaattaaaaaaaaaaaaattcgaagAATTAgagtttttaaaatatttttggaaatAATATTTTTCTTGATTTCTACATTGATTTAGgcaataaatttaatttttttaatttttcttattttaattaagcCTATAATTTTAGTAAATTATATGTTAtttagaaattaattaaaatatgcaaatgttttatttggtatatttattgcatgatttatttttatttattgagtaTACAATAATGATAATTGTACTAATTTGAGTATGTAATCATATTTAATGTTTTACAATGAAGTTTTAGtacaattattttaatttactgaATATTGAGTAATTGATTTATTGCGTCATTAAGCATTAATCTTTAAATTAATTCtaccattttaattatttatggaATCATTGCATTTATTTTTAGCATACATATAAATGTATTGGATTGTactaattttgtatgtttatttatgttttaattcatgcaatatttattattagtataattaattttgtgatattatatatatgattttatggtttaaatgcatgatatatatatatattccatatTTGTACTTTTATGCTTAAATACTTTTGATATAATGTTATTCATGTTATGTAATTTATTATGTTTTATGAGTATAATTAAGTGTataaaaaattaacataatatatattcaattataattaatttttgctATATAAAATTTCAGAAATTTTTAAGCACAAATAATATGTGTCTAAGTGATTCATATAATTTTATCACAGCATCTttagttaaataaaattatatattaaggcAATAAGGATCACATAAATATTTTATACATTAATTAATTTAAGTGATAAATAAATTAGATTCATAAAATTTTAACATACTGTTTAGTTAGAAATTAGCATTTTAAGATTCATAAAATattctctaattaattaattagctaGAATAATTAAGTTAAGAATAatacataaacaattttgtggttaacATGGAAAAGCATTAAACTGAGAcaatgctcaatctagaacgaCTTTTAATGATTTTCGGACAACCACACTATGAGCACTCTtagtgattgcctattatgttgtTGCATAGTTGTTCTTAGGATTTAAGTTGAGCCTAAAATATAATGTccagtgaaccatataattttaaataattagggagtCGCAACATTATCTCTAAttacataaaattatatattaagctGATTAGGATCACATAATGTACATaaattgttattaattatatagatataataattttaccccataaggattttattatgtttatataattaattaggatattatattaaattaatttttcttagTCTGCTCACGGGACTTATGATAATTGATTTAATAGTTTTATCGTATAGTTTATTTAGATAGAAATATTGAACCTTAAGTTTTTCAAATGTTTGATTAAATTATCATAATGTACAT
The genomic region above belongs to Humulus lupulus chromosome 1, drHumLupu1.1, whole genome shotgun sequence and contains:
- the LOC133819598 gene encoding secreted RxLR effector protein 161-like — translated: MTKVPYAMALGCSMYIMVITRPDIAHALSILSRFISNPGLEHWNALQWLLRYLKGTTEKGLRYKQVEQKVTLEGFVDVDSAAIKDTRRSTTSYVFTTNGDCICLKSQLQSVLSLSTTEADFMATTEAFKEAIWLQEMLEELKKMKGKAKKYSDSQSSIHLCKNLVYHEKSKHIEIRLFWIREKTEEVEISLDKIGSEDNPADI